In Aspergillus luchuensis IFO 4308 DNA, chromosome 1, nearly complete sequence, the following are encoded in one genomic region:
- a CDS encoding cation diffusion facilitator family transporter (COG:P;~EggNog:ENOG410PICQ;~InterPro:IPR002524,IPR036837,IPR027470,IPR027469;~PFAM:PF01545,PF16916;~TransMembrane:6 (i239-261o267-288i309-327o347-368i380-397o403-421i);~go_component: GO:0016021 - integral component of membrane [Evidence IEA];~go_function: GO:0008324 - cation transmembrane transporter activity [Evidence IEA];~go_process: GO:0006812 - cation transport [Evidence IEA];~go_process: GO:0055085 - transmembrane transport [Evidence IEA]) produces the protein MQREGKMSSTHRSSTVPPTLSSSPRSDSFIRARQPSLDLEHDLLSTRGQRLGGLIRRRSLSVQSADNPYDSDRLDETFPQDRGDRPLAFERAKRLIGESKPMYRWQHFYQDPSMLKKMPKAMRDYYERNNDLISQYVFIDRLLDSSLPHRLIVDYHSNQPGEPPASTNGRAYDAISYGTADSQASGKIKRTPRNLYRIPSESETSPLLPPTIEERAASPPDIIPSNDEFVDSSDRIVTVAIYVNFVANVLLLVAKIVAMTMTNSLSVLASLVDGALDFLSTAIVWTTTTLIRRQDRSRYPISRRRLEPLSVLVFAVVMVTSFVQVALTSFTRLISSDYSVVDLSLPSIAVMASTVIVKLICWFWCRLIKNSSVQALAQDAMTDVVFNLFSILFPLIGSLTKTWYIDPLGGLLLSLYIIYNWSATASEHIGHLTGAAASPKDHSILLYMTMRFSKAILKIQDLKAYYAGDRLNVEVDIVLDPKTRLQDSHDVGESLQYMVESVPTVDRAFVHIDYDPWNIPSHMNQVEG, from the exons ATgcaaagggaaggaaaaatgTCCTCGACACATCGATCTAGTACTGTGCCGCCAAccctttcctcttcgcctcgaTCGGACTCCTTCATCCGGGCGAGACAACCAAGTCTCGACTTGGAACATGACCTTCTCTCCACCCGTGGTCAACGCCTAGGAGGACTAATACGACGACGCTCTCTCAGCGTCCAAAGCGCCGATAATCCGTATGACAGTGATCGTCTTGATGAGACTTTCCCCCAAGATCGCGGGGATAGGCCTCTCGCTTTTGAGCGCGCTAAGCGACTTATTGGCGAGAGCAAGCCTATGTATCGTTG GCAACATTTCTATCAAGACCCGTCtatgctgaagaagatgccAAAGGCCAT GCGCGATTATTACGAGCGCAACAATGATCTAATATCCCAATATGTCTTCATCGATCGACTGCTGGACTCTTCTCTCCCACATCGCCTGATTGTGGACTATCACAGCAACCAGCCAGGAGAACCCCCAGCCTCAACCAACGGCCGGGCCTATGACGCAATCTCCTACGGAACAGCAGACTCTCAAGCATCCGGCAAGATCAAAAGAACGCCCCGAAATCTCTATCGCATTCCTAGCGAGAGCGAGACCTCTCCACTCTTGCCCCCGACGATCGAAGAACGAGCAGCATCACCCCCAGACATCATACCATCAAACGATGAGTTCGTCGACAGCAGCGACCGGATAGTCACCGTCGCGATCTACGTCAACTTCGTCGCCAACGTGCTCCTCCTAGTCGCAAAGATTGTCGCCATGACAATGACAAACTCGTTATCCGTCCTGGCCAGCTTAGTCGACGGAGCATTGGACTTCCTCAGCACAGCCATCGTCTGGACTACAACCACCCTGATCCGTCGACAAGACCGCTCCCGATACCCGATCAGCCGTCGTCGACTCGAACCACTTAGCGTATTAGTCTTCGCCGTCGTGATGGTAACTTCTTTCGTGCAAGTCGCACTCACCTCCTTTACACGACTCATCTCTTCCGACTACTCCGTCGTCGACCTATCCCTCCCTTCCATAGCCGTCATGGCCAGCACAGTCATCGTCAAACTCATCTGCTGGTTCTGGTGTCGACTGATCAAGAATTCAAGTGTCCAGGCCCTAGCCCAAGACGCGATGACGGACGTGGTCTTCAACTTGTTCAGtattctcttccctctca TCGGCTCCCTAACCAAAACCTGGTACATCGACCCGCTAGGcggtcttctcctctccctctacATAATCTACAACTGGAGCGCCACAGCCAGCGAACACATCGGCCACCTAACCGGCGCGGCAGCATCGCCCAAAGACCACAGTATCCTGCTGTACATGACGATGCGATTCTCGAAAGCGATTCTCAAGATCCAGGATCTAAAGGCGTATTACGCTGGGGATCGACTCAACGTCGAGGTAGATATCGTCCTGGACCCAAAGACACGACTCCAGGATAGCCATGATGTTGGGGAGAGTCTGCAGTATATGGTGGAGAGTGTGCCTACGGTGGACAGGGCTTTCGTGCATATCGATTACGATCCGTGGAATATTCCGAGTCATATGAATCAGGTGGAGGGGTGA
- a CDS encoding uncharacterized protein (COG:O;~EggNog:ENOG410PPWX;~InterPro:IPR036249,IPR000866;~PFAM:PF00578;~go_function: GO:0016209 - antioxidant activity [Evidence IEA];~go_function: GO:0016491 - oxidoreductase activity [Evidence IEA];~go_process: GO:0055114 - oxidation-reduction process [Evidence IEA]): MRWSLAELSHVKHTCASLMSLSQEAASWLSPPAVQLSPSPQPGDKAPSCPELPLPADNNRPTIVSFLRHCGCPVAEATFLELRTAAETHPQINFVAVSHSDKPSTEKWLESIGGTGDSSSNPVTVIVDAERKIYAQWGLGVTSWGHVLSPAGLLAIGKLGWERGIWNRPTESGSRWQLSGNWAVDAEGGVRWGGPVKRADELIDIEQAIYSIKA, translated from the exons ATGAGATGGAGTCTGGCAGAACTTTCTCACGTCAAACATACATGCGCATCTCTG ATGTCCCTGTCGCAAGAAGCCGCCTCATGGCTCTCGCCGCCAGCTGTGCAGCTCTCTCCTTCACCACAGCCTGGAGATAAAGCTCCCTCTTGCCCAGAACTGCCCCTCCCAGCCGACAACAACAGACCCACCATCGTCTCGTTCCTCAGGCACTGTGGATGTCCTG TGGCGGAAGCAACTTTTCTCGAGTTGCGCACTGCCGCTGAGACTCACCCCCAGATTAACTTTGTCGCAGTGTCGCATAGCGACAAGCCATCAACGGAGAAATGGCTGGAGTCTATTGGGGGAACCGGCGATTCTAGCTCTAACCCCGTGACGGTCATTGTCGATGCTGAGCGCAAGATCTATGCGCAATGGGGCCTAGGCGTGACTTCTTGGGGCCATGTCCTAAGTCCAGCTGGACTTCTAGCTATCGGGAAGTTGGGGTGGGAAAGGGGGATCTGGAACAGGCCTACCGAGAGTGGTAGTCGATGGCAGTTGAGTGGCAATTGGGCGGTTGACGCCGAAGGAGGAGTGCGCTGGGGAGGACCTGTGAAGCGAGCTGATGAGCTGATAGATATTGAACAGGCAATTTATAGCATCAAAGCTTGA
- a CDS encoding sugar porter family MFS transporter (COG:G;~EggNog:ENOG410PM50;~InterPro:IPR005829,IPR005828,IPR003663,IPR036259, IPR020846;~PFAM:PF00083,PF07690;~TransMembrane:11 (n5-16c21/22o45-66i78-97o103-124i136-160o172-191i259-280o300-318i327-346o358-383i395-414o426-446i);~go_component: GO:0016020 - membrane [Evidence IEA];~go_component: GO:0016021 - integral component of membrane [Evidence IEA];~go_function: GO:0022857 - transmembrane transporter activity [Evidence IEA];~go_process: GO:0055085 - transmembrane transport [Evidence IEA]): MGRYFTIGLAAFAATGSFLFGYDSGVMTDVIESKNFLAFFNTTQTSSIIGAINSTFSGGACIGALQGGLTMDRFGRKFTIQMGAFICMIGAILQSSAKNLAMILVGRILAGWAVGLMSMSVPVYQAEVAHPRSRGFIIGLAQQMIGVGFIVSTWVGYGSLHAPDTSEFQWRFPLAFQAVPAVLLVIGMFFMPESPRYLIEKERYEEAMKILRRLHFDGINEDWIQTEYNEIKTTIEAEKAVTVPGWLIMFRVPQWRTRLMHGIAVQVFTQMTGVNVVNYYQTIMYNALGITGNRNTLVAGIYNCVGPITNFIFIFFLLDRVGRRKPMLFGTIAITIALICEAALYSQNLDGTRKGYSIGGVFFIFCITVIFSLSFGPCSWVYMAEVMPMQIRGRGNAFATAIGNWAVSTLWNQVSPIALDKIQWKFYFVFAAWNVCITLPTVYFFFKETNQKSLEEIDLLFGGRALGMLPEDVVVKGGTVETEKAEETGVSVINVEHTSTV, from the exons ATGGGTCGATACTTTACAATTGGCCTGGCTGCATTTGCAGCTACAGGGTCTTTCCTGTTCGGATATGACAGCGGTGTCATGACGGACGTAATCGAGTCGAAGAATTTTCTGGCtttcttcaacaccacccagaCATCAAGCATCATTGGTGCTATCAACAGCACATTTTCGGGAGGTG CATGCATTGGCGCGCTTCAGGGTGGTCTAACGATGGATCGCTTCGGACGAAAGTTCACTATCCAGATGGGTGCTTTCATTTGCATGATTGGCGCTATTCTTCAATCGTCAGCGAAGAACTTGGCCATGATCCTTGTTGGTCGTATTCTGGCCGGCTGGGCAGTTGGTCTCATGTCTATGTCTGTCCCAGTGTATCAAGCAGAGGTCGCTCATCCCCGTTCGCGTGGGTTCATCATCGGTCTAGCCCAGCAGATGATCGGTGTTGGATTTATTGTCAGTAC CTGGGTCGGCTACGGCTCCCTTCATGCGCCGGATACTAGCGAATTTCAATGGCGATTCCCGCTTGCCTTTCAGGCCGTCCCTGCCGTTCTTCTCGTTATAGGCATGTTCTTTATGCCCGAATCACCTCGATACCTGATCGAAAAGGAACGCTACGAGGAAGCGATGAAAATTCTCCGAAGATTACACTTCGACGGCATCAACGAGGACTGGATCCAGACGGAATACAATGAAATAAAAACCACTATTGAAGCCGAAAAAGCTGTCACCGTTCCCGGATGGCTCATCATGTTCCGTGTGCCTCAATGGCGAACCCGACTCAT GCACGGCATCGCCGTCCAAGTCTTCACCCAGATGACAGGCGTCAACGTCGTAAACTACTACCAAACAATCATGTACAACGCCCTCGGCATCACAGGTAACCGCAACACCCTCGTAGCAGGAATCTACAACTGCGTCGGTCCCATCAcgaacttcatcttcattttcttcctcctcgaccgAGTTGGACGCCGCAAGCCCATGTTGTTCGGAACCATCGCAATCACCATCGCCCTCATCTGCGAAGCAGCTCTCTACTCGCAGAACCTGGACGGCACTCGAAAGGGATACAGTATCGGCGGtgttttcttcatcttctgcatcacCGTTATCTTTTCTCTATCATTCGGCCCTTGCAGTTG GGTCTACATGGCAGAAGTAATGCCAATGCAAATCCGCGGTCGAGGAAACGCCTTCGCCACTGCCATTGGCAACTGGGCCGTAAGCACTCTCTGGAACCAGGTCTCCCCGATCGCGCTGGACAAGATCCAGTGGAAATTTTATTTCGTGTTTGCGGCGTGGA ACGTATGCATCACTCTTCCAACcgtctacttcttcttcaaagaAACAAACCAGAAGTCACTCGAAGAGATCGATTTGCTCTTCGGTGGTCGTGCCCTGGGAATGCTTCCCGAGGATGTAGTCGTAAAGGGGGGTACAGTCGAGACTGAGAAGGCAGAGGAGACGGGGGTATCGGTCATCAATGTCGAGCATACTAGTACCGTGTGA
- a CDS encoding amidohydrolase family protein (COG:S;~EggNog:ENOG410PK6M;~InterPro:IPR006680,IPR032466,IPR032465;~PFAM:PF04909;~go_function: GO:0016787 - hydrolase activity [Evidence IEA];~go_function: GO:0016831 - carboxy-lyase activity [Evidence IEA]), which produces MASPAQAITLEEHAIFPSLESNNFFYDNTWKIYPECRNLAKDLSKTRLANMDAGNVSYQILSHLPGGVASTDPARCYAANNEMATAIKQHPDRFGGFAALPMAHPLEAAKELRRTVTDLGFLGALIDNHLPDGTTHYDDERFWPVFAAAESLDVPLYIHPSTPSQDSIQTRFSGNYPLAAELGLASGAWGWHENVGLHILKLYAAGVFEQYPKLKIVIGHMGELLPIMLHRIARLGFFKGLAASRRKGIMDVWNENIWVTTSGVFSVETLMMLLQVTKVERVMYSVDYPFEDNVTGKEFLKKVRESGKLSAQEVDLIEFGNAREFFRLGSRAFL; this is translated from the coding sequence ATGGCCTCCCCCGCGCAAGCCATCACGCTCGAAGAGCACGCGATATTCCCATCCCTCGAAAGCAACAACTTCTTCTACGACAACACATGGAAGATCTACCCTGAATGTCGCAACCTCGCAAAAGACCTCTCTAAAACCCGTCTCGCCAACATGGACGCCGGCAACGTCTCCTACCAGATCCTCTCCCACCTTCCCGGCGGCGTCGCCTCAACCGACCCCGCGCGCTGCTACGCAGCCAACAACGAAATGGCCACCGCCATAAAACAGCACCCGGATCGATTCGGCGGCTTCGCAGCGCTCCCAATGGCCCACCCCCTCGAAGCCGCCAAAGAACTCCGCCGCACCGTCACCGACCTCGGCTTCCTCGGTGCCCTAATCGACAACCACCTCCCGGACGGAACTACCCACTATGACGACGAACGCTTCTGGCCCGTCTTCGCAGCCGCCGAATCCCTCGACGTCCCTCTCTACATCCAcccttccaccccatcccagGATTCCATCCAAACCCGCTTCTCCGGCAACTATCCACTCGCTGCAGAACTCGGCCTCGCGTCCGGAGCCTGGGGCTGGCATGAGAACGTAGGCCTGCATATCCTGAAACTCTACGCGGCGGGGGTATTCGAGCAATACCCTAAACTCAAGATAGTGATCGGACACATGGGCGAGCTGCTCCCGATCATGTTGCACCGGATCGCGAGGTTGGGGTTTTTCAAGGGGTTGGCGGCATCGAGACGCAAGGGGATTATGGATGTCTGGAATGAGAATATATGGGTTACGACGAGTGGAGTGTTTAGTGTTGAGacgttgatgatgttgttgcagGTTAcgaaggtggagagggtgatGTATAGTGTGGATTATCCGTTCGAGGATAATGTTACGGGAAAGGAGTTTTTGAAGAAGGTCAGGGAGTCGGGGAAGTTGTCGGCCCAGGAGGTGGATCTGATTGAGTTTGGGAATGCGAGGGAGTTTTTCAGGTTGGGGAGTAGGGCGTTTCTTTga
- a CDS encoding putative RING finger domain protein (COG:O;~EggNog:ENOG410PG37;~InterPro:IPR001841,IPR013083;~PFAM:PF00097,PF17123,PF13639;~TransMembrane:1 (o16-40i)) translates to MGLSEKKDNPQVNHHMAIVLGIGLGVATLIIMCLLLTLFVNRRERHPVLKSKGSSSDKLRKLDAVSPTRTLEDWWSRAKGPLLPSEGVEGDFMCVVCLESVLRCQEIRELKCLHVFHRECLEKWYLQDHFNCPLCHRAYYVQETHPSNEFVWMV, encoded by the exons ATGGGGTTGTCGGAGAAAAAGGATAACCCTCAGGTCAATCACCACATGGCCATTGTCTTAGGAATCGGACTAGGAGTCGCGACCTTAATCATCATGTGTTTGCT TCTGACCCTTTTCGTCAATCGGCGTGAGCGCCATCCCGTTCTCAAGAGCAAAGGCAGCTCAAGCGACAAGTTACGCAAGCTGGATGCCGTCTCCCCAACTCGGACATTAGAAGATTGGTGGTCGCGAGCTAAAGGCCCTCTTTTACCGTCCGAAGGTGTTGAAGGCGACTTCATGTG CGTTGTTTGCCTCGAGTCGGTTCTGCGCTGCCAGGAAATCCGAGAACTCAAATGTCTGCACGTGTTCCATCGAGAATGTCTCGAAAAGTGGTATCTGCAAGACCACTTCAATTGCCCACTCTGTCATAGAGCGTATTACGTTCAAGAGACCCATCCGAGTAATGAGTTTGTGTGGATGGTGTGA
- a CDS encoding putative C6 transcription factor (COG:K;~EggNog:ENOG410PP1W;~InterPro:IPR036864,IPR001138;~PFAM:PF00172;~go_function: GO:0000981 - DNA-binding transcription factor activity, RNA polymerase II-specific [Evidence IEA];~go_function: GO:0008270 - zinc ion binding [Evidence IEA];~go_process: GO:0006355 - regulation of transcription, DNA-templated [Evidence IEA]): MPDSNLRSRQHRSHAVRRNGSLQSCEPCRKSKLRCDHERPVCGRCLTKNMVSGCFYHPAPMTKKVTGGSTRSARGSRGRNSQLIASSSTTGAGGGSALPRQNTTLESASASPGYLGSTSYSAILAEHRPEFSLNVDNSSMPTTLSQSMEPERLQTGVRLLKLLQNLTICDSLIRRYYTRVLVAVIPEIVTMSIVRSARNVLGALDFTEDVEDQLQNTVRKVSQNTSRPLSTYRSMTVEQYCAAFTGQNLRWEAIGIIFATAGMSLSSTPESDPDLYQVAADTSARERLRAQLVEASSTCLTFSDQASSVNELLGFCQYSSFVLLTHVYGDSSYQAWRRLRELSATIYAAGLHQDSPMDDNCPFFLRQWRRSCFAAAFSADKNQATFVGRPPSINYRYSTLTPPLDISERSIVHGGDELNAAIARLDRFGWSAEDEVDRASVLRLRFILAVYRERALEIALGTGEHSDTVQNSDEIIKQARESWAVCPVRLRYDVSAEGTESGPLTKSFTLLHIYLDYLYTIFLLQRTVVKRVNTGHEALFDTSRTMLSNIIKGNADSDPAFDLSRHRAWVFLYYGLPSASVLILELLHQNQGIGTYTTALPRAEIIRNLSVFISCLSWVARPGHGNYHTCKEAERKLSHILDQVLDPQPIEDLAFHDATSGLYSLLDWYHPSNPNNWDFNSEYLPPQN, translated from the exons ATGCCAGACTCTAATCTGCGCAGCCGCCAACATCGATCACATGCGGTTCGACGTAATGGGTCCTTGCAATCGTGTGAGCCGTGTCGCAAATCTAAATTGCGATGCGACCATGAGAGACCAGTCTGCGGCCGATGCTTGACTAAGAATATGGTATCGGGATGTTTTTATCATCCAGcaccgatgacgaagaaagTGACTGGAGGCTCGACCAGGTCTGCCAGAGGCTCACGAGGAAGAAACAGCCAGTTAATTGCAAG CTCGTCAACTACAGGAGCAGGCGGAGGGAGCGCTCTTCCAAGACAAAATACTACGCTGGAGtcggcttctgcttctcctggATACTTGGGCTCGACGAGCTACTCAGCCATTCTTGCGGAGCATCGTCCCGAGTTCTCTCTCAATGTAGATAACAGCTCCATGCCCACCACATTGTCCCAATCTATGGAACCCGAACGACTCCAGACTGGAGTGCGGTTACTAAAGCTACTTCAAAACCTCACAATATGCGATAGCTTAATCCGGAGATATTACACCCGAGTCCTTGTTGCTGTCATTCCAGAGATCGTCACAATGTCTATTGTACGCTCCGCTCGGAATGTCCTCGGGGCCCTTGATTTCACCGAGGATGTCGAAGATCAGCTTCAGAACACAGTTCGAAAGGTGTCGCAGAATACTTCCAGGCCATTGTCAACCTATCGTTCAATGACAGTGGAGCAATACTGTGCAGCGTTTACTGGGCAAAATCTACGTTGGGAAGCTATAGGCATCATCTTCGCAACTGCTGGAATGTCGCTTTCATCTACACCTGAGAGTGACCCAGATCTATACCAGGTGGCGGCGGACACCTCAGCCCGGGAGAGACTCCGCGCTCAGCTTGTCGAAGCGAGCAGCACCTGCCTCACTTTTAGCGACCAGGCTTCTTCAGTCAATGAGCTATTGGGCTTTTGCCAGTATAGCAGCTTTGTACTTCTCACCCATGTCTACGGTGACTCAA GCTACCAAGCCTGGCGTCGCCTCCGTGAATTATCCGCTACAATTTATGCGGCTGGACTTCACCAGGACAGCCCCATGGACGATAATtgccctttctttcttcgtcaatggagaagatcttgctttgctgctgccttctcAGCAGATAAGAATCAAGCCACATTCGTGGGACGACCGCCATCCATTAACTACCGCTACAGCACCCTAACACCCCCACTGGACATTAGCGAAAGAAGTATAGTCCATGGTGGGGATGAGTTAAACGCGGCGATCGCAAGATTAGATCGTTTCGGATGGTCagccgaagatgaggtcGATCGAGCAAGTGTGCTCCGTCTTCGTTTCATATTGGCCGTATATAGAGAACGAGCTCTCGAGATAGCCTTAGGGACCGGTGAGCACAGCGATACGGTGCAGAATTCTGA TGAAATAATAAAGCAAGCGCGGGAGTCGTGGGCAGTGTGCCCCGTCCGTCTCCGTTACGACGTGTCTGCGGAAGGGACCGAGTCGGGACCCCTAACAAAGTCGTTCACCTTGCTCCATATTTACCTGGACTACCTTTATactattttccttttgcaGAGGACTGTTGTTAAACGCGTAAACACCGGGCATGAGGCTCTCTTTGATACGTCACGAACAATGTTGTCCAATATCATTAAAGGCAACGCTGACAGTGACCCAGCCTTTGACTTGAGTAGACATCGTGCTTGGGTT TTCCTTTACTACGGCCTCCCCAGTGCCagcgtcctcatcctcgagcTCCTTCACCAAAACCAGGGAATCGGTACATACACTACTGCGTTACCGCGTGCTGAAATCATCCGAAATCTGAGTGTTTTCATCTCATGCCTCTCCTGGGTAGCGCGACCGGGACATGGCAATTACCATACGTGCAAggaagcggagaggaagttgtCTCATATTCTTGACCAGGTTCTTGATCCTCAGCCCATCGAGGATCTGGCTTTCCACGATGCCACCTCTGGCCTGTACAGTCTCCTCGACTGGTACCATCCCAGCAATCCCAACAATTGGGACTTCAACTCAGAGTATCTACCTCCGCAAAACTGA
- a CDS encoding uncharacterized protein (COG:S;~EggNog:ENOG410QDZJ;~InterPro:IPR036291;~TransMembrane:2 (i152-173o240-260i)), translating into MVGLDDVRATNTALVQRQPLVAVFFGGTSGIGHYTLRALATAEANGGKGFRAYIVGRNIKAAEEIIAECRGICPKAQIRFLQTEDISLIQNVNRVCEEIIQMEEKEQQDPRIDYLMLSQGGPIYQPRKDTKEGIDVTMSLMYYSRMRAITKLLPLLLKSTLPATVVSVFAAGYEQKLFPDDLSLRDLDNYNYSTARSHMIYMHVCFMETLAEQHRGKLSLIHIFPGLVLGPGFEKHDLPAWFRVLWRYIFVPFFAPFLTVPPSESGDRMLSLASSRYPPRGATSAQKKEETTVGTDGELGSGAYSLGKYCDTNYNAKSYEKINKDELRQKVWNHTMSAFETIEAGEVFAK; encoded by the exons ATGGTCGGATTAGACGACGTACGTGCCACGAACACTGCTCTAGTTCAGCGCCAGCCTTTGGTTGCTGTCTTCTTTGGTGGTACCTCAGGCATTGGTCACTATACCTTGCGTGCATTGGCCACAGCGGAAGCCAATGGTGGTAAGGGCTTTCGTGCATATATTGTTGGCAGAAATATCAAAGCCGCCGAAGAGATTATTGCAGAATGTCGTGGCATATGCCCCAAAGCCCAGATCAGATTCTTGCAGACTGAAGATATCTCGCTGATTCAAAATGTAAATCGCGTCTGCGAAGAGATTATTCagatggaagaaaaggagcaaCAAGACCCAAGGATCGACTATCTCATGCTAAGTCAGGGAGGGCCTATATACCAGCCACGGAAAG ACACGAAAGAAGGTATCGACGTCACGATGTCCTTGATGTACTACTCTCGCATGAGAGCGATAACAAAGCTCCTTCCATTGCTACTCAAATCCACTCTCCCTGCAACAGTCGTTTCGGTTTTTGCCGCTGGTTACGAGCAAAAGCTATTTCCCGACGACCTCTCTTTGCGCGATCTAGATAACTATAACTATTCTACGGCTCGCTCACATATGATTTACATGCATGTGTGCTTCATGGAAACCTTGGCAGAACAACATCGTGGGAAGCTCAGTCTGATACACATCTTCCCTGGTCTCGTGTTGGGACCCGGGTTTGAGAAGCATGACTTGCCTGCTTGGTTCAGAGTGCTGTGGCGTTACATATTTGTTCCCTTCTTCGCACCTTTCCTGACTGTTCCACCATCCGAGAGTGGTGACAGGATGCTGAGCCTGGCGTCGTCTCGTTATCCGCCACGGGGGGCGACTTCTGCgcagaaaaaagaggagacTACTGTGGGAACAGATGGTGAGCTTGGAAGCGGTGCTTACTCTCTTGGCAAGTACTGCGATACCAACTACAACGCCAAGTCCTatgagaagatcaacaaggaCGAACTGAGGCAGAAGGTGTGGAATCATACTATGAGCGCTTTCGAGACTATCGAGGCAGGTGAAGTTTTTGCGAAATGA